AGTTTTTCCTCCTTTTCGGAGAGTTGATGGGGACGAAACTTGCGCATGGTGCGCAGGTAATGACTGTAGGGGGCAAGCAGTGGCGAAGACAGCAGTTTTTCCACATGGCTGTCCCCAAGATTGTTCCATTCCAGCTCAAAAAAAACGGTGCGGGCGGAACAGAAGGAATAGAGCTCATGGATCTTTTGATCCAAGGCACCCGCTACCTCGTTGTCGATCCGGGTGATGAAATTCAAAAAAGAAAAGGTGGCAAGCTTTGTCAGCCGCTCGTCCAGCTGTTCAAGGCGCCTGACCAGCTCAAAGAGATGTTTATTATCCAGCTCGGCCACAGTTTTCGAGTGCGTCGCATGAATGGCCTCGGCCTCTTCCCTGCAGAAAATGATATCCTTTTCCAGGGCAGGGTCGTCTTCTCCCCGGTAAAGATCAGAGAGGTTCCAGAGAACCCGATCGGTACCGAGAGTGCTGTTCAGATCTGTGGTTTTTGCCATTGACTGTTCCTCTTTTCAGTTTGTCGCCAGCAGATCGGCGAGATACGGGCCGACCGCCCGCGCGCCTTTACTGTCCACCAGCCTGATGGTCTCTGAGCCGATGACTGCCATATCCGCTTTGCCGATGAGCGCTTCAATATCCTTTCTGTCCCTGATGCCGAAACCAACCGCCAGCGGCAGTCCGGTCGCCTTCCTGCATCGCTTCAGATAGCGGCTGAAACCGTCATCAAATTCGGATTGGGCACCGGTTACACCCCTGCGTGCTACACAGTAAATAAAACCACTGCCATGGTTGTTCAGTGCGGCCATTCTCTCGTCTGTTGAGGTGGGGGTAAAGATCAGGATCGGGGCAATTCTGTATTCTTTTGCGTAGCCGAAAAAATCCGGGCTCATCTCCGGGGG
The DNA window shown above is from Desulfomarina profundi and carries:
- the trpA gene encoding tryptophan synthase subunit alpha, with product MSLEKILRDRKNNKKILLMTHIVLGYPSFEVNREVIAGMVENGVDCIEMQIPFSEPMADGPVILKANQDSLALGTSVEQCLEFGREMAEQYDIPFLYMTYYNIVYKYGEKAFFEASAAAGIKGLIIPDLPPEMSPDFFGYAKEYRIAPILIFTPTSTDERMAALNNHGSGFIYCVARRGVTGAQSEFDDGFSRYLKRCRKATGLPLAVGFGIRDRKDIEALIGKADMAVIGSETIRLVDSKGARAVGPYLADLLATN